One Burkholderia cepacia genomic window carries:
- a CDS encoding VOC family protein, with product MTTPSRRPSVSPAVFYRDPWAALDWLEQAFGFARSVVVSAPDGKLAHAELTCAGGTLMVGGEWAEFVTSPLGVGGRNTQCVHVQLADGIDAHCERARQAGAVILQEPADQFWGDRTYRARDPEQHVWTFGQQVRAVSAEEAAAATGLKVEGWS from the coding sequence ATGACCACGCCCAGCCGCCGCCCCTCCGTCAGTCCAGCGGTGTTCTATCGCGATCCGTGGGCCGCGCTCGACTGGCTCGAGCAGGCGTTCGGCTTCGCGCGCAGCGTCGTCGTCAGCGCGCCGGACGGCAAGCTCGCGCATGCCGAGCTGACGTGCGCCGGCGGCACGCTGATGGTCGGCGGCGAATGGGCCGAGTTCGTCACGAGCCCGCTGGGCGTCGGCGGCAGGAACACGCAGTGCGTGCATGTGCAGCTCGCCGACGGCATCGACGCACATTGCGAACGCGCGCGGCAGGCCGGCGCGGTGATACTGCAGGAGCCGGCCGACCAGTTCTGGGGCGACCGCACCTATCGCGCGCGCGATCCCGAGCAGCACGTGTGGACGTTCGGGCAGCAGGTGCGCGCGGTATCGGCGGAGGAAGCCGCCGCCGCGACCGGGCTTAAGGTCGAAGGCTGGTCGTGA
- the codA gene encoding cytosine deaminase, whose protein sequence is MNLFNVRLRGRDGLFTIGIDAGRIARIDAQPAALTPASAADIDAGGRLAIPPLVEPHIHLDATLTAGEPEWNMSGTLFEGIERWGQRKATITHDDTKARAHTTIGMLRDNGIQHVRTHVDVTDPTLAALKAMVEVREEARDLIDLQIVAFPQEGIESFDNGRALMERAIEMGADVVGGIPHFENTRDQGVSSIKFLMELAERKGCLVDVHCDETDDPQSRFLEVLAEEARVRGMGKRVTASHTTAMGSYDNAYCSKLFRLLKRAGLNFISCPTESIHLQGRFDTYPKRRGITRVAELDRAGINVCFGQDSIKDPWYPVGNGNILRILDVGLHVCHMLGYEDLQRCLDFVTEHSATALQLGERYGLEVGRPANLVVLDADSDYDALRRQAKAALSIRGGRVIMRREPERIDYPG, encoded by the coding sequence ATGAACCTGTTCAACGTACGCCTGCGCGGCCGCGACGGCCTGTTCACGATCGGCATCGACGCGGGCCGGATCGCTCGCATCGACGCCCAGCCGGCGGCGCTCACGCCTGCGAGCGCCGCCGACATCGACGCGGGCGGGCGGCTCGCGATTCCGCCGCTGGTCGAGCCGCATATCCATCTCGATGCCACGCTGACCGCCGGCGAACCCGAATGGAACATGAGCGGCACGCTGTTCGAAGGCATCGAGCGATGGGGCCAGCGCAAGGCCACGATCACGCACGACGATACGAAAGCCCGCGCGCACACGACGATCGGGATGCTGCGCGACAACGGCATCCAGCACGTGCGCACGCACGTGGACGTCACCGATCCCACGCTCGCCGCGTTGAAGGCGATGGTCGAAGTCCGGGAAGAGGCGCGCGATCTCATCGACCTGCAGATCGTCGCGTTTCCGCAGGAAGGCATCGAATCGTTCGACAACGGCCGCGCGTTGATGGAGCGCGCGATCGAGATGGGCGCCGACGTCGTCGGCGGAATTCCGCATTTCGAGAACACGCGCGACCAGGGCGTGAGCTCCATCAAGTTCCTGATGGAGCTCGCGGAGCGCAAGGGCTGCCTCGTCGACGTCCATTGCGACGAAACCGACGATCCGCAATCGCGCTTCCTGGAAGTGCTCGCCGAGGAAGCGCGGGTTCGCGGGATGGGCAAGCGCGTCACCGCGAGCCACACGACCGCGATGGGCTCCTACGACAACGCGTATTGTTCGAAGCTGTTTCGCTTGCTCAAGCGCGCGGGGCTCAACTTCATCTCGTGCCCGACCGAAAGCATTCACCTGCAGGGGCGTTTCGACACCTACCCGAAACGGCGCGGCATCACGCGCGTGGCGGAACTCGACCGCGCCGGCATCAACGTGTGCTTCGGACAGGATTCGATCAAGGACCCGTGGTACCCCGTCGGCAACGGCAACATCCTGCGCATTCTCGACGTCGGCCTGCACGTGTGCCACATGCTCGGTTACGAGGACCTGCAGCGCTGCCTCGATTTCGTCACCGAGCACAGCGCGACGGCGCTGCAGCTCGGCGAACGGTACGGGCTCGAAGTCGGCCGGCCGGCGAACCTCGTCGTGCTCGACGCGGACAGTGACTACGACGCGCTGCGCCGGCAGGCGAAAGCGGCGCTGTCGATCCGGGGCGGGCGGGTGATCATGCGGCGCGAGCCGGAGCGGATCGACTATCCGGGGTGA